A portion of the Paenibacillus sp. PvR098 genome contains these proteins:
- a CDS encoding ABC transporter substrate-binding protein has protein sequence MKPFKHVLQNKKSSLTLLLAFVMLFLAACGGTNAVGGNAAPAAGETNGTEAPKASEPLKVVWWHSMSGELGKAVDKLVSDFNASQKNVVVEAVFQGTYDESLNKMKASMDSKSGPALIQVYEIGSRFMIDSKAITPMQQFIDAEKFDVSTLEENILNYYTFDGKLYSMPFNTSNPILYYNKDMFKAAGLDPEKPPTTYEEVADAAKKLTKEGQTGASFAIYGWFMEQFFANQGAELVNNGNGRTNPATESMLGSDAGVKTMTWWKQMIDDKTMLNLGRKTDDTKKAFAAGQIGMTLDSTASLRGIVNAAADKFEVGTAFLPKPKDAQDGGVVVGGASLYILKNKSEAEQKGAWEFIKFLTDSKQQAFWSVNTGYFPITKKAYDEQLVKDNMTTYPQFETAVDQLHQTKANKATQGAVMGVFPEARQLTEGAIEEILNGKKPPKEALDGAAKEISTKIQQYNKTVSK, from the coding sequence ATGAAGCCATTCAAGCATGTACTGCAGAACAAAAAATCCTCTTTGACGCTCCTGCTCGCCTTCGTCATGCTGTTTCTGGCGGCATGCGGGGGAACGAATGCCGTCGGCGGTAACGCCGCTCCTGCAGCCGGCGAAACGAATGGCACAGAAGCGCCGAAGGCCTCCGAACCGCTCAAAGTCGTATGGTGGCACTCGATGAGCGGAGAGCTCGGCAAGGCGGTAGACAAGCTGGTATCGGACTTCAACGCTTCCCAGAAGAACGTCGTGGTGGAAGCTGTTTTTCAAGGCACTTACGATGAGAGCCTGAACAAAATGAAGGCGTCCATGGATTCCAAAAGCGGTCCTGCACTGATCCAAGTGTATGAAATCGGCAGCCGTTTCATGATTGACTCTAAAGCAATCACCCCAATGCAGCAGTTCATCGATGCGGAGAAATTCGATGTATCCACCCTGGAAGAAAACATTTTGAACTATTACACCTTCGACGGCAAGCTGTATTCGATGCCATTTAACACATCCAACCCGATCCTTTACTACAATAAAGATATGTTTAAAGCAGCCGGCCTCGACCCGGAAAAGCCGCCGACTACGTATGAAGAAGTAGCGGATGCCGCCAAGAAGCTGACCAAGGAAGGTCAAACGGGCGCTTCCTTTGCGATTTACGGCTGGTTCATGGAGCAGTTCTTCGCAAATCAGGGAGCCGAGCTCGTCAATAATGGCAACGGACGGACGAACCCCGCAACGGAATCGATGCTCGGAAGCGATGCGGGCGTCAAGACAATGACTTGGTGGAAGCAAATGATCGACGACAAAACGATGCTCAACCTCGGCCGCAAAACGGACGATACGAAAAAAGCGTTCGCCGCCGGCCAGATCGGCATGACGCTGGACTCCACCGCATCTTTGCGCGGAATCGTGAACGCTGCTGCAGACAAATTCGAAGTCGGTACCGCCTTCCTGCCGAAACCCAAGGACGCTCAAGACGGCGGAGTCGTCGTAGGCGGTGCGAGCTTGTATATCCTGAAAAATAAATCCGAGGCCGAGCAAAAGGGCGCTTGGGAATTCATCAAATTCCTCACCGATTCGAAGCAGCAGGCATTCTGGTCTGTAAACACGGGCTACTTCCCGATTACGAAAAAAGCATACGATGAACAGCTCGTTAAGGACAACATGACAACATATCCGCAGTTTGAAACGGCGGTAGACCAGCTGCACCAAACGAAAGCAAACAAGGCTACGCAGGGCGCGGTCATGGGCGTATTCCCCGAAGCCCGTCAGCTCACCGAAGGCGCAATCGAGGAAATCCTGAACGGGAAAAAGCCGCCGAAGGAAGCTCTTGACGGCGCAGCAAAGGAAATTTCCACCAAAATTCAACAGTACAACAAAACCGTAAGCAAGTAA